The window TATATCTTTGTTTATGTAATTGTTGCAGTTAAATTCATGTTTAACAGAAAGGATATTCAGAAGCCTGGTGGCGTTCTGAAAGTTGATTTAGGAAAAAATGAAGTTTGTGGGAATTCCATAGCAAGTAATGAAACAGTGGTTCTATCAAACAAAAACTCATTTAAAGAAAATATCACTTTAGAGACAAATGGAAATATTGTTGATTCGTCAACACTAGAAAATGGTGATTTGGTTAAGCATAAACCATCACTTGTAGAAAAACCTGCTTATGGTGTAGGTTTAAATTCAAATGAAAAGgataaaatgaatgaaaaacagGAACATGTGTCAAATCCCAAGGTCCTGTTGAGTTCTGAAGTTAAAAGTGATGAAGGTGAGGTTAAGCGTGGTAAAGTTCATGCACAAGAAGTTGAAGTGGAAGAAAAAGTGACGTTCACTAAGGATAACGTTGATTCGGATAATAGGCCAACCAAGAAGGCGAAGCTTGATGATGATAAAGGTAGTGAGCAAATACTTGCGGAggtggaaagaaagaaaaaatgtaccAATGTTTGTGATCCAAAGGCGAAGAATGACACTTCAATTGAAGCGGTCAATGACAAAAAGAATAGTAGTGAcctgaattgtatgaatgttacAAAGGCTGTATCCCCAAAGGTTCCTGTTGAAGTGGACCATGGACAATCTAAAAAGCCAAAGCTTGACACTTCAATTGAAGTGCCCAATGACAAAAGCAAAAGTAGTGACCTAAGGCGTGTGAATGCTACAAAAGTTTTATCATCGACTACCTCTGCTCTTGATGATGAATCCAAACATAAGTGTGTAGAGGATTCTCTTGGAACAAACAATGCTTTTCTCAAGAAGATGAAGCCTGATGATAAGGCAATGACCATTTCCAAAGGCAACAATGGCAAGTTGCCTAAAGCATCTCAACGTAAAGTCAAACATGTAGAGGATTCTCGTGGAGCAAATGAAGAGTCTTGCAAGAAGATAAAGCTCGATGAGAAATCCATGGCACTTTCTGATGGCAAGTTGCCTAAAGTACCTCCTACACAATCTCAAAGTATGGTCGAAAATGTTGATGGCCAAGAAGTTACTCGACGTCCCGATGTTGTAAGTAATGCCATTCTTTCCTCTTTTCATTCTAGTCCAAATGATTCCCTTATTGAGAGCGTGAGTTGTCGTTATTCCCCATATGAAGTTGAATATTGGTGTCATTTCtggcatgtttttttttctttgggtctTACAAATACCATGCATTGTTTTATATGGTGGAGTGTCCATGTATCCTATCTCTCATAGTTGAGGGTTTTTCCAATGCGAAATTTTGGCGACTCCCTAGGTTGTCATACTTGGAACTACTTTTAGCGTTGATTTTGGAACATTAAATACTTTGGAGAAGGTTGATAGTTATGTTTTTGCAATTGCCTATCCTTGGAGATGTTCTAATTATGGAGAGGTAGGATGTTGCGGTTAAGGCTTTTGTAGTTAAGGCACAAATTGGCACTTGATTGTAGCATTCAATAATTGAGTTCTACTCGAAGAATTGGCACACATTCATTGTACACCTGTGGCGAGTTGACTCTCGTTTGTACTTAATTGTGGTGTGGACATTGTGTGTCATGTGCTACACAAGAATTGCTTCATGCCTTGCCAACATTGGTTACTACCAAAGTTTTcaagaagtattcaaatcatcAACCAAACTTCAAATTTGCAAAGCTTCTTTCATGACTTAAAAATGTTTCTTCACCAAATTGTCCATTCGCGTCAATTTTTTTTCGTGTTCTTGCCATGCGGAATTATGGTAAATTTTGAAACTTATGGTGTTCCAATATATAAAGTTGAACCATTCCCAAATGTTGCATGCGAGTTCATGTCATGAATTATTTCGCCAGTAGTTAATAGTAATGGCAACAATGTTCCACTATTTTATTTGTAGCTGAGGCATCTCCTTTGTTCTCATCCTTGCTAAATTTGATTAGTGTCCACGTGGTGAAACCCTTATTGGGTTGAAAGTAGTTTTTACTTGTTTCCTTCTTCATTGTGCTCCTTTCATTTAGAACACTAAGAGTGCGTTTGTTGTATCGACTAAATCGAACTAGACTAGCTTCATGGATTTAGCTGAACCGACTTAGAATAGACTAAACTGGACCTGACTTAGTTAAGCGTTTGGTGCAGGATAATTATACTAACTCTAATATTATAGTATTTAATCCATATCTATTAGTATTTTGATATTAATTCTATCTGTTTCTTTTTTATAGAAACCTCTTCCACTCTCTTTAaacctctccctctttttctttgtgccactttctctctcccctcttcctctttttctccCTCCAATTTAAGAAGTTGGAGAGCTCTAGAAGCATGACAAATCAAATCCCTCCAATCCCATTTGAAACTTGGATCGAATCCCTCTAGAAGTTGGAAGATCAAGATGAAAAACCCAAAAGTCAAGACGAAAGCTAAGTTCAATCATTTACTTGTTGGATCCCATTTGAAACCCAAATCGAATCCCTCCAATCCGTCAAAATCATAGCCTCCTCCTACCCGAGCACCACCACACCCTTTTCTTAGGTAACTTCCACAACCACCTAGGTCACAGATGACGAGAACAACCGATCCTTATTGCCTTTGTCCGAATGGGTTCGAATTCAGAAGCCATCGATGCCTTTTTGCAGCAGAAGCTCTTAAGTGGCAGGGACGACGAGGCACCTCAAGATCCTGCGCAGCCCTTCACCACTGAGTCGAAGTTCATGATGGAGAGGATTCTCATTGAAATGGGTGAAAACGATGGGGAAAATGAACGCGGACTGCTAATCCCAACTTTTCACACGGTATTAGTGGTGAGGCGCGAAGGCTCTTCCCACTTAATCTCATTAAAGCTAGTCCTTTAACCGTGCCAAACAAGGAACTAGGACAATAACTAAGCCAATCCTAGCTAAGAAGGCCAAACAAACGGGGGCCTAAGGGCTCATTTGGAACTTCTTTTAGAATGGATAAAAGCATTTTTAGATAACCAAGGGCACTTTCTTTTTTAGGAAGTATGGTTACTCATAAGTGATTTTATACTCattaatcttttcttttttttcacattagATGGTTTCAAACTATGGACCTAGCCTACCGTGCAAGTCACCCTACGTCCACCCTCAATACTAGGCTCATAAGTGCTTTAATAAGCCACAatcatttttaagtttttctacCAAGCATTGAAGAAGTTTTTTGGTTATCCGCAAGCGCTTTAAAGCTCAATTGGAACTACTTGTTTAGAAAGCGCTTTGGCTACAAGTGCTTATTAAACACCCCTTGAGGGTTGGTGGTCAGATTTACTGTTAGTTATTTTGTGTTATTAATGCCTAGTTCTTCCAAAATGATAACATAAAGATTCCAAAAAAGTTAACCTTGTATTTAGCTCTTACAGTTGCTCATCTTCATTCTTGCAGGACAGAAGAACATGGTTCAAGGGATTTGTGAGTTGTTCATTTTCACTTCTATTCTTggttttaattgttaattttgcTTGTGAATCTCAAGTTTTTGTTtattgttgaatttgattctaGTGCATTGCACCTGTAAGGCCTCGAAACTGTCTTCCACTCTATGGCCTAGGGGCAAGGAAACATAATGGGGTGTTCCCAATTTGAACCTCAATTAGTAATTACTTTCaccaaaaaagttaaaagagaaGTTCCTTTAAATTGACATTTAGTGGATGTTTTAATGTGGACGGTAGTGAGTGCCATGTTGGACTGATGAAATGTCTTTTATCAATGTCAGCCTTGGGAGGATAGAATTCAGGCTGCACATGAGCAAGGCACCCTTGTTCTGCTCCAGAATTTGGATCCAGCATGCACTTCAGCTCTAGTGGAGGTAATAGTCGCATTGGAGCTTTAGTTGCAAACACTGTTATTACTTGGAGTATAGATTTTGAACTAAATGTACTAATGCAGTATGTAGTTGTGTTTGTACTCGTTCAATTTTTCATCTTTGTCAACTCTAGGCTGCCACTTATGTGTTGGGTTTTCTACTTTAGAGCAACATCTCATTTGATCTTTTGTATTACATTTCAGGACATACTATGGCATGGTTTTAAGGAGAGCTGCACGGCTAAGATGATTCAGCGGACCGCAAATTCTAGTCCTCACTATGGTATGGATAATGTATTTAAATCTTATATTTATTCTCCTATCTATTTTCTCAGAAAAATTGACTTGATCTTGTTTTCAGATGATAACATTTATTTGTAAACACAACATGGATGAAATTACGCTTATAGTCTACTTctaaattatttgtttgttcttATTGTAGGACAAGCTCTTGTTATTCTCAAAACTAGGGAAGCAGCACAAAAGGTTGTTAGAGAATTGGATAAGGGATGTTTATTGTTGTCAAATGGAAGGTTTGTAGTTGGCTAATATTCTGGCATAGGTCGTGTCATCAGGCTCTACAGCATGATGCATCTGTTTGCTATTTAGTCTCTatatcttgttttatttctcctTGTTTCTCTGTTCCAGTCCCCATTAAATAATTTAGAATACTCCACATaccaagtttttttattttgaagtcCTTTCTTATGACTTACTGGTAATCTTTTCTGCTGTATCCTATTTTTCTGTCTTATCAATTCCAAGCAGTTGACATGTAAGAATTTTTCACTAGGTGGTATTTTTTTCTCTAGGTTCTGTTAATTAACTGTTTTTGATTGACGAAGGAGACGAGCTTCTGTCAATTTCAATGTGATTATCAACTTTTACTTTATATACAGCTAATTTCTGCAAATAGTGTGGTTCACATGATGATAGTTTTTATACAATTTGTAGGCCTCTTGTTGGCAGCTTTGGAACTCCTTGTTCCTCAGAAAAGAAGGCACCCTTTTTTGGTCATCTTACTATTGAGAAACTACGGCACCAAAATGCACGGGAAATGGTACAgttgcatctctctctctacaagCATCAACACATATATGAGAAACACAAGCGTATAACGCTGgtattgtttgtttctgttttcactGCCTTCTCATCTACATGTTTATACTTCTTCCTTTTTGGATCCAGAAAGAAGCCATATCTACTTCACATTGTTCCCAGCCCAACACTATTGAATACGATATGGCCATGGAGTGGTGTTTACAACAAGAAAGATCAGATCTCTTGTGGAGGAACTTATATAAGGTCTTGGAAATATTCATTGTCATTTACAATATATTGTATTGTGTTTGAATAATATGCGATTTAATGTTTCTGGGTGTTGTTTCCTTTGCGAAACTATCTCAAATGACTTTTTTCtcctttcaaattttgttttagcAACAAGGAAAGGAGTTGAGAAAACTCAAAGCGGAACTTAAACTCAAACCTGCACTTAAGAAGAAATAAGCAATGTGGCTGGGTGAACTAACTCCCACTGGTAAGTTTTACAACAAAGAAAGATCTCTACATTCATTTTGAGTTACTTAATTGCATTGCTCAATGAATTTTTTTGGCCATCATTTTCACGTCGGCTCTATGCATTGTGATTCAAAAGAAGCTTTTCTCCTCTTTTGGAGCTTTATGAAATTGTCAAATTAACAGGATCTGCCATTTTTATAATAGACATTCGTGAatgatctttgttttttttaatctacTTGTGCGGAAGTGACTCATGAAAGTTCAATTCAAAGGCTTTCAAGGCTTTGGGCATGCATATGATGTATTCCTGTGTACAGTGTAGATCCAACACATTAAGTTACAGTTAAATACGTGCATCATTCGTTGTCATTTCCTTGAGTAGGAGAGACTCTAAAATCATGTATATGCATATTCTGTTTAGTCtgtatcatctctctctctctctctctctgtgtgaaTTCAGTCTATTTACGCAAtcttttttttctcccccaTTTTTATTAGAAAGGTGATGAAAGAACTTATATGGTTGGGCCGTAATTCAAGGATCGGGCAATATCATGGTTGCGCAGGTGCAAGTCTTTTGTTCAGGACCGGTTTCCGGCTGTTGTGAATCTCATGTGAAGTTTTTGGGGGTAGGAAATAACTGGACGGTCTGCTTCATATGAGCACCATCACCGAAGAAAAGTGTAAATTCCTTTGTATCATCTTCAGGTAGTGAATGCCGTTGTTTGTACAGTTATTGTTTAGGTTAAACAAGTGTTTTATCCCAGTCGAAAAATTAACAGCCCTAAGTTCTCGTCAACTCTTTCTTAAACTCGATTTACCAATGGGAAGTTTCTCTTGGTGGGGTAACTGGTAGAATTCACTCTTTCTATGGGAGAAGTAAGGGGATAGCAAGTGTATGTTTTAAATTAATCACATTGTGTCATGTGAGAAAGTTGGAACAAATGATGATGATGGTCGAGGGATAGGTTTGATGCACTGCCACTTTGGCATGGGGTTTGTTGTTGAATTTCGGTATTTTATCAAATTAGGTATAAAAAAGCCTTGCCCTTTGCTTTTAGCGTGTGTTTGTTTGCCCTTATTAAGTTTCATTGGACTGGACTAGACTAAGAGTTAGTATAGTCCAGTGTTTGTTAACAGAAAGGACtaactttaaagagattaggtgGGACTCGCATGGACTAAAGAGCTCGCTAGGGGTTCTTAGCGAGAGACCTCGAAAAGCGTCGGACTATTAAGATCgtttctgggttttgcagcGTCTCGAGAAATCCAAGCGTTCCAACCCCAAGTCACCTTAGTCTCTCACTCCCTTGACTCCACAATCCTCCACTCTCCTCCGGTTAGCTTGTCGGGCCTTACTGCAGGCCGGTTTTACCGCTCCCTAGAAGATGTTTGAAGATTCGATGACGAACAACGCGATGTCTCAACACATGATTCAGCCAAAAACATGAAGAAGGGGGAATTTGGGAATTGCAAAAACCCCAAATATGTTGAGAAGGCAAGAAGTGGAAGGGCAAAGATGAGGGAGATTTGACTAATTGGGAGAAAAGAGAGCAGCAGAGAAATAGGGGTTAGATGCAGAGTTTGATAGAAACAATGAAGATAAGAGAAAggaaagtaaattaaaaataatattttgatgaTATAATATTTGActgcttttgattttttaaagtaaaagtaaattaaacatgataaaaaaatattttgggcTCTAAAATAATTTTAGTCCATAAATTAGTATGGCactgcaccaaacacttcactaTTATTATCCTGCTTAGTCCAAGTCAAGCCGGTCCaacttagtccctgaagctagtccagtctGAGATAGTCTGATGCAACAAATGCAGCCTTAATTTCTAATTAATGGCTAGATGTTCAAATTTATATCTTATTCCATGGATAGTGTGGGGATGGGACATGGGTCCTCTCTGGATGTATGTATCTTAATCCACTATATCCATGTATCCaaatcgttgaaatttgatccaacgattaaagttattaaaatttttaaaagtgAGCCTTATttgtagccattggatcaaattttaacaatCTGGATACATGGATTTGATGGATTATGAAACATGGATCCGGAGAGGACCTGTGTCCGTGGGGATGTATGATACATTTCTAATGGATTTTGACATTTCTCCCAGCAAAGCAACAAAAGTGTTGAACCAATGAAAAAAGTTGATTTACTTTCAcaattcttaaaatttaaactcattcaatAATAGTAAGTAGAGGGGTGAACATTACTATCACTTGAGAGGATGAGCAAAAATGttttgtaaaatatattttaaaattatagatTCTATTAATGGGGTAATTAATAACACCTGATTTGTTTTTTCTAGTTTTGTGCAATTTAAAACTTATGTTTTTACAATTTGGCAATGCCAATAGgacctggattgtctgccctccccatCTCATACCCTTTCCATCTCCTCTTATTtttgcggtcacggttaagtcacgtcaacattttatattgattttttttatagaaataataaatcaaaaggcaataggaatataaaatgttgacatgacttAACTGTGACCACAGAAATAAGAGGGGATGAAAAAAGTATGAGACGGAGGAGGGTAGACAATCAGGTCCCTGCCGATAGGGCTGAGGGCTCGTCCAATAAACgtgtacttttttttatacaaagcaCATAGTGGGAGGAGAAACTAGCTCCAAGTCTCGGGTGCAAAGCGGGATACTTTTAACCAATTGTTTTACAAAAGACTTACGTGTTTATGAGGCTATTTTCCCTTGAAAATTTCATCCCTTCCGTTTGCTTTAAAACTCATATGAGTATGTACCATTTTCGTTAAATGAAATGACAAGAATTCTCTCTAAAAAGAACTTGTACATTGTTAAGAACAATAATGACATTCTATTTTAAGTAACTTATTAGGCACATGACAACCTAGGACgatcctcgtcggatcctccaatcacatatgtttattgtatatcgtgcggtaaaaaattattataatttttttttatttaaaattgaatataaatagtgtctaataaaaattgactgcataatatataataaatggaTGTGATTAGAAGATTTCTGAAATATTTGTAAAGAGGATCTGGGGGAGGACGGAGGATCCACTCTCCATGACAACggcacaaaaaggaaagtttttGTTGGAGatgatcaaaatttcaaatcgcATGAATAGCTCTTCTAGTGGCGGCCACAGTAATATTTCCTTTTACCTAATTCACCCCAACTGAACgtttattccatttcacattaagtaattttttttctttactttttcaaATGAAGCAAGTAATTAGGTAGGTAATTATCTGGTTGCCTACTCAATTTTTGACTGATTCACCACTTAATTCACTAATCAACGAGTACGACGCCGTTTCACGTGCCTCAAAAAATGTGACCGTTActttaaaaaatcataattaGGGACACCGAGTAATCAAAGCGCGCGAGTAGACGTTAATTCCTCCGTTCCGTGCGAGTACACAAAAAAgtcactccctctctctctcctctttctatcctctctctctctgctctgTCTGCTCACTtctgcacctgttttggcagcACTCACTCTCTTTTCATTTCACTTCATtgtcctcctcctccattgaaccctctcttctctctcaaatCTCTCTGACCTACCAGAGCTCCCAAAACTCAGCTCCGACAAGCTTCGCTCTGCCATTTCCATGGAAGCGGCGCCGTTTTAGCCGCACCCAGAAGCACCAAACCCAAAGCCCACatcttctttttgtattttttttcaaccCTTTGCTCTTAAATGTCAAAAAGTACACAACTTTAAGGAGTTTTTAGTGGTTTTTTCAAGACACCCACGAAAAATGGGGTGCGCCCAATCGAGAATCGAAAACGAGGAATCCGTGTTGCGATGCAAGGACCGCCGGAACCTGATGAAAG of the Pyrus communis chromosome 1, drPyrComm1.1, whole genome shotgun sequence genome contains:
- the LOC137748850 gene encoding protein ANTI-SILENCING 1-like isoform X2, which encodes MEQDTRTEKLEFTWGKKKGKGGKNKDVQFYESFTFDGEEYTLYDCVYLYKEDEPEPEIGKLIKIWETGEKAKKVKVLWFFRPCEISNFLGGEEVLENELFLASGDGVGLANLNPLEAIAGKCNVLCISKDKENPQPSDEELQMAEFVFRRTFDVGLQKITDKIEGAIAGIDGEVKRGKVHAQEVEVEEKVTFTKDNVDSDNRPTKKAKLDDDKGSEQILAEVERKKKCTNVCDPKAKNDTSIEAVNDKKNSSDLNCMNVTKAVSPKVPVEVDHGQSKKPKLDTSIEVPNDKSKSSDLRRVNATKVLSSTTSALDDESKHKCVEDSLGTNNAFLKKMKPDDKAMTISKGNNGKLPKASQRKVKHVEDSRGANEESCKKIKLDEKSMALSDGKLPKVPPTQSQSMVENVDGQEVTRRPDVDRRTWFKGFPWEDRIQAAHEQGTLVLLQNLDPACTSALVEDILWHGFKESCTAKMIQRTANSSPHYGQALVILKTREAAQKVVRELDKGCLLLSNGRPLVGSFGTPCSSEKKAPFFGHLTIEKLRHQNAREMKEAISTSHCSQPNTIEYDMAMEWCLQQERSDLLWRNLYKQQGKELRKLKAELKLKPALKKK
- the LOC137748850 gene encoding protein ANTI-SILENCING 1-like isoform X1, yielding MEQDTRTEKLEFTWGKKKGKGGKNKDVQFYESFTFDGEEYTLYDCVYLYKEDEPEPEIGKLIKIWETGEKAKKVKVLWFFRPCEISNFLGGEEVLENELFLASGDGVGLANLNPLEAIAGKCNVLCISKDKENPQPSDEELQMAEFVFRRTFDVGLQKITDKIEGAIAGIDVKFMFNRKDIQKPGGVLKVDLGKNEVCGNSIASNETVVLSNKNSFKENITLETNGNIVDSSTLENGDLVKHKPSLVEKPAYGVGLNSNEKDKMNEKQEHVSNPKVLLSSEVKSDEGEVKRGKVHAQEVEVEEKVTFTKDNVDSDNRPTKKAKLDDDKGSEQILAEVERKKKCTNVCDPKAKNDTSIEAVNDKKNSSDLNCMNVTKAVSPKVPVEVDHGQSKKPKLDTSIEVPNDKSKSSDLRRVNATKVLSSTTSALDDESKHKCVEDSLGTNNAFLKKMKPDDKAMTISKGNNGKLPKASQRKVKHVEDSRGANEESCKKIKLDEKSMALSDGKLPKVPPTQSQSMVENVDGQEVTRRPDVDRRTWFKGFPWEDRIQAAHEQGTLVLLQNLDPACTSALVEDILWHGFKESCTAKMIQRTANSSPHYGQALVILKTREAAQKVVRELDKGCLLLSNGRPLVGSFGTPCSSEKKAPFFGHLTIEKLRHQNAREMKEAISTSHCSQPNTIEYDMAMEWCLQQERSDLLWRNLYKQQGKELRKLKAELKLKPALKKK